A single Nostoc sp. PCC 7107 DNA region contains:
- the mfd gene encoding transcription-repair coupling factor, which yields MAFSSIVRALARSPLTTELLSKLNRQKDLRLNGISRLPKGLVASALAQNSGKNLFVVCATLEEAGRAYAQLEAMGWQTVHFYPTSEASPYEPFDPETEMTWGQMQVLADLVKSQGSVNGQNKIIAVVATTGALQPHLPPPEAFSPLSLTLKKGMEFDLNAFSTKITTLGYERVPLVETEGQWSRRGDIVDIFPVSSELPVRLEWFGDEIEQIREFDPTTQRSALDKIAQIVLTPTSFTPIILDALKDSAEFRMLSAELNTESSLDHQESAILEGSRRFLGLAFEKPASVLDYLPENTLIAIDEPEQCHAHSDRWVENAEEQWSLGTGELDLGAVQLPKIHRSFDDCLAELTQFLTVYLSEIAEENNGINLASRSVPVTPHQFGKLAETLRQERDRNFSIWLISAQPSRSVSLLQEHDCPAQFIPNPRDYQAIEKLQINHTPVALKYSGLAELEGFILPTYRLVIITDREFYGQHSLATPGYIRKRRKAASKQVDPNKLRPGDYVVHRSHGIGKFVKLESLTFNDETRDYIVVQYADGLLRVAADQVGSLSRFRTTGDKAPELHKMTGKAWDNTKNRVRKAIKKLAVDLLKLYAARSQQQGYAYPHDMPWQEEMEDSFPYQPTTDQLKAVQDVKRDMERDRPMDRLVCGDVGFGKTEVAIRAIFKAVTSGKQVALLAPTTILTQQHYHTLKERFAPYPVNVGLLNRFRSAEERRTIQKRLATGELDIVVGTHQLLGKSVSFKDLGLLVIDEEQRFGVNQKEKIKSLKTQVDVLTLSATPIPRTLYMSLSGIREMSLITTPPPTRRPIKTHLSPRNPESVRSAIRQELDRGGQVFYVVPRVDGIEEITANLREMVPGARFAIAHGQMDESELESTMLTFSNGDADILVCTTIIESGLDIPRVNTILIEDAHRFGLSQLYQLRGRVGRAGIQAHAWLFYPKQRTLSDAARQRLRAIQEFTQLGSGYQLAMRDMEIRGVGNLLGAEQSGQMDAIGFDLYMEMLEEAIREIRGQEIPQVDDTQIDLNLTAFVPADYIPDIDQKMSAYRAVAAAKSQEELTQIAAEWSDRYGTLPVPANQLLRVMELKQLAKKLGFSRIKPENKQHVILETPMEEPAWNLLAANLPEHLKTRFVYSPGKVTVRGLAVMKADQQLQSLIDAMGRMQGAIAEAVVV from the coding sequence ATGGCATTTTCTTCTATTGTGCGTGCCTTAGCGCGATCGCCTCTCACCACAGAACTGCTTTCCAAACTCAATCGGCAAAAAGATTTACGCTTAAATGGAATTTCCCGTCTACCCAAGGGTCTTGTAGCATCGGCATTAGCGCAAAATTCAGGCAAAAATTTATTTGTAGTCTGTGCCACCCTAGAGGAAGCCGGACGCGCTTACGCTCAATTAGAGGCGATGGGATGGCAAACAGTCCATTTTTACCCCACTTCGGAAGCATCCCCTTACGAACCTTTTGACCCCGAAACGGAAATGACTTGGGGACAAATGCAGGTTTTGGCGGATTTGGTGAAGAGTCAAGGTTCAGTCAATGGTCAAAATAAAATAATAGCGGTGGTTGCTACTACGGGGGCGTTACAGCCGCATTTACCGCCACCAGAGGCTTTTTCACCCCTTAGCCTCACCTTAAAGAAGGGGATGGAATTTGACTTAAATGCTTTCAGTACCAAAATTACTACCTTGGGTTACGAACGAGTACCTCTGGTAGAAACAGAAGGACAATGGAGTCGGCGCGGTGATATTGTTGATATTTTTCCAGTATCTTCAGAATTGCCAGTACGCTTGGAATGGTTTGGCGACGAAATCGAGCAAATCAGAGAATTTGACCCCACAACTCAGCGTTCTGCCCTTGACAAAATTGCTCAGATCGTGCTGACTCCCACTAGCTTTACGCCGATCATTTTAGATGCACTGAAAGATAGTGCTGAGTTCCGAATGCTGAGTGCTGAGTTAAATACTGAATCGTCACTTGATCATCAAGAGTCAGCAATTCTAGAAGGGAGTCGCAGATTTTTAGGGTTGGCTTTTGAAAAACCTGCCTCAGTGCTGGATTATCTACCTGAAAATACTTTAATTGCTATTGACGAACCAGAACAGTGCCACGCCCATAGCGATCGCTGGGTGGAAAATGCTGAGGAACAATGGTCGCTGGGGACTGGGGAATTAGATTTGGGTGCTGTGCAATTGCCGAAAATCCATCGGTCGTTTGATGATTGTCTGGCAGAACTTACCCAATTTCTCACTGTTTATTTATCAGAAATCGCCGAAGAAAACAACGGGATTAATTTAGCGAGTCGGTCTGTACCCGTCACACCGCACCAATTTGGTAAACTGGCGGAAACACTACGTCAAGAACGCGATCGCAATTTCTCTATCTGGTTAATTTCTGCCCAACCTTCCCGTTCTGTCTCTTTACTCCAAGAACACGACTGTCCGGCGCAGTTTATCCCCAACCCGCGCGACTACCAAGCAATTGAAAAGCTACAAATCAACCATACCCCGGTCGCCCTAAAATATTCGGGTTTGGCGGAACTGGAAGGATTTATTCTCCCGACATACCGCCTAGTAATTATCACCGACCGCGAATTTTACGGTCAGCACTCCCTCGCCACACCAGGATATATCCGCAAACGCCGTAAGGCTGCTTCTAAGCAAGTTGACCCGAATAAACTGCGTCCGGGAGATTATGTCGTTCACAGAAGCCACGGAATTGGTAAATTTGTCAAGCTGGAAAGTTTGACATTTAACGATGAAACCCGTGACTACATAGTTGTACAGTACGCCGATGGTTTGTTGAGGGTGGCGGCTGATCAAGTTGGTTCTTTGTCAAGGTTCCGCACCACAGGAGATAAAGCCCCAGAACTGCACAAAATGACCGGGAAGGCTTGGGACAATACCAAGAACCGTGTCCGCAAAGCTATCAAGAAATTAGCGGTAGACTTGCTGAAATTATATGCGGCGCGATCGCAACAACAAGGTTACGCCTATCCTCACGATATGCCTTGGCAAGAGGAAATGGAAGATTCTTTCCCCTACCAACCCACAACCGACCAGCTAAAAGCCGTCCAAGATGTGAAACGGGATATGGAAAGAGATCGCCCAATGGATCGTTTAGTTTGTGGTGACGTTGGTTTTGGTAAAACCGAAGTTGCAATCCGCGCCATTTTTAAAGCTGTGACTTCTGGTAAACAAGTCGCACTCTTAGCGCCGACAACTATTCTTACCCAGCAACATTACCACACCCTCAAAGAACGCTTTGCCCCCTATCCTGTAAATGTCGGCTTACTCAACCGCTTCCGCAGTGCTGAAGAACGACGTACTATACAAAAACGCTTGGCAACGGGTGAGTTAGATATCGTCGTGGGGACACACCAACTTTTAGGTAAAAGTGTCAGTTTCAAAGATTTAGGACTGTTGGTCATAGACGAAGAACAACGGTTTGGGGTGAACCAAAAAGAGAAAATTAAATCCTTGAAAACTCAGGTTGACGTGCTGACTCTTTCCGCCACACCCATTCCCCGTACCTTGTATATGTCTTTATCTGGGATTCGGGAAATGAGTTTGATTACTACACCACCCCCCACCAGACGACCAATTAAAACCCATCTTTCCCCCAGAAATCCTGAAAGTGTCCGCAGCGCCATTCGCCAAGAATTAGATCGAGGGGGACAGGTGTTTTACGTAGTTCCACGGGTTGATGGCATAGAAGAGATTACAGCCAATCTCCGGGAGATGGTACCAGGCGCGAGATTTGCGATCGCTCACGGGCAAATGGACGAAAGCGAGTTAGAATCAACCATGCTCACCTTTAGTAATGGTGACGCAGACATCTTGGTATGTACGACAATTATTGAATCTGGGTTAGATATTCCCCGCGTTAACACCATCTTAATTGAAGACGCACACCGTTTTGGCTTATCGCAACTATACCAATTACGCGGTCGTGTCGGCCGGGCAGGTATTCAAGCTCATGCTTGGTTATTCTATCCCAAGCAGCGCACCTTATCTGATGCTGCACGGCAGAGATTACGGGCAATACAAGAATTTACTCAACTCGGTTCCGGGTATCAATTGGCAATGCGCGATATGGAAATCCGCGGCGTGGGTAACTTGCTAGGTGCAGAACAATCCGGTCAAATGGATGCGATCGGTTTTGATTTGTATATGGAAATGTTAGAAGAAGCGATTCGAGAAATTCGCGGTCAAGAAATTCCCCAAGTTGACGATACACAAATTGACCTCAACCTTACCGCATTTGTCCCCGCTGATTATATTCCCGATATTGATCAAAAGATGAGTGCGTATCGTGCGGTAGCGGCGGCGAAATCCCAAGAAGAACTAACGCAGATTGCAGCCGAATGGAGCGATCGCTATGGTACTTTACCCGTCCCCGCCAATCAACTGTTACGCGTCATGGAACTAAAACAATTGGCGAAAAAATTAGGATTTAGCCGGATTAAACCAGAAAACAAACAACACGTAATTTTAGAAACCCCAATGGAAGAACCTGCGTGGAATTTACTTGCAGCCAACTTACCAGAACATCTCAAAACCCGCTTTGTTTACTCTCCTGGTAAAGTCACAGTCCGCGGTTTAGCTGTGATGAAAGCCGACCAACAACTGCAAAGCTTGATTGATGCAATGGGGAGAATGCAAGGTGCGATCGCCGAAGCGGTTGTTGTTTGA
- a CDS encoding hemolysin family protein, whose product MSSITSEILIILVLIIANGIFSMSEMAIVSARKVRLQQLANQGDPKARAALKLAESPNNFLSTVQVGISLIGILTGAFGGATIASRLAVYVKLIPVLAPYSEPVSFGIVVLIITYLSLIIGELVPKRLALNNPEKIAAFVAIPMRALAALASPAVHLLSASTELVLRILGITPSDEPQVTEEEIKILIEQGTEAGTFEEAEQDMVERVFRLGDRPVSSFMTPRPDIIWLDLEDTAEENRQKMTENGYSRYPVCQGGLDNVLGIIPVTDLLARSFRNESLDLTVGLRQPVFVPESTRGLKVLELFKQTITHMAIVVDEYGVIQGLVTLNDIMSEIVGDVPAGPGEDEPQAVQREDGSWLLDGMLPVDQFFELFEMEEWESDERGSYQTLGGFVITHLGRIPSAADHFEWEGMRVEVMDMDGNRVDKVLVVPMGSQTLAKKEAE is encoded by the coding sequence ATGTCCTCCATTACTTCTGAAATTTTAATCATTTTGGTACTAATCATTGCCAACGGCATCTTCTCCATGTCTGAGATGGCGATTGTCTCAGCGCGGAAGGTCAGGCTTCAGCAGCTTGCCAATCAAGGAGATCCCAAAGCCAGGGCGGCATTAAAACTAGCAGAGTCTCCCAATAATTTTTTATCTACCGTTCAAGTCGGAATTTCTCTTATCGGTATCCTGACTGGTGCTTTTGGGGGAGCTACAATTGCTAGTCGTCTGGCTGTATATGTAAAACTTATCCCCGTTTTAGCTCCCTATAGCGAACCAGTATCATTTGGGATAGTCGTTTTAATTATTACGTATCTATCTCTGATTATCGGAGAATTAGTACCGAAGCGGTTGGCATTAAACAACCCAGAAAAAATTGCAGCGTTTGTGGCGATCCCAATGCGGGCGTTAGCGGCTCTAGCATCCCCAGCGGTGCATTTGTTGAGTGCTTCTACAGAATTGGTGTTGCGGATTTTAGGCATTACACCTTCTGATGAGCCACAAGTCACGGAAGAAGAAATTAAAATCCTAATTGAGCAAGGTACAGAAGCGGGAACCTTTGAAGAAGCAGAACAGGATATGGTAGAGCGAGTTTTTCGTTTAGGAGATCGCCCTGTCAGTTCTTTTATGACACCCCGCCCTGATATCATTTGGCTAGACTTAGAAGACACTGCCGAAGAAAACCGCCAAAAAATGACTGAAAATGGTTATTCTCGGTATCCAGTTTGTCAAGGAGGACTTGACAATGTACTGGGGATCATTCCTGTAACCGACTTACTCGCCCGGAGTTTTCGGAATGAATCTCTCGATTTAACAGTGGGATTGCGTCAACCTGTGTTTGTCCCAGAAAGCACTCGTGGCTTGAAGGTTTTGGAGTTATTCAAGCAAACTATCACCCACATGGCAATTGTCGTGGATGAGTACGGCGTGATTCAAGGATTAGTCACCCTCAACGACATCATGAGCGAAATTGTCGGGGATGTTCCCGCCGGGCCGGGAGAAGACGAACCCCAAGCAGTACAACGAGAAGATGGTTCATGGCTACTGGATGGGATGTTACCAGTAGATCAATTTTTTGAACTGTTTGAAATGGAAGAATGGGAATCTGACGAACGCGGTAGCTATCAAACCTTGGGTGGCTTTGTGATTACTCATTTAGGCCGCATACCCTCCGCCGCCGATCATTTTGAATGGGAAGGAATGCGGGTTGAGGTGATGGATATGGACGGTAATCGCGTAGATAAGGTGTTAGTTGTGCCAATGGGGAGTCAAACACTGGCGAAGAAAGAAGCAGAATAA
- a CDS encoding calcium-binding protein — MAIITGDNGNNILPGTPDNDTIRGLGGNDQLNGGAGDDILDAGLGTADEVDGGIGIDTLVIDYSSVSTNVSRLGNSYITSGNRTFYSNIEQFNITTGSGNDELIGGVFNDILNGGAGNDVISGGGGNDVLNGGAGDDIITKGAGADTVDGGTGIDTLVDADFSADTTGRTLTITGSTLATIVSGGNTYQGLEFLRNITAGSGNDNIRQATTIQENNQLNGGAGDDILGAGLGTADEVDGGIGIDTLVIDYSSVSTNVSRLGNSYITSGNRTFYSNIEQFNITTGSGNDELIGGVFNDILNGGAGNDVISGGGGNDVLNGGAGDDIITKGAGADTVDGGTGIDTLVDADFSADTTGRTLTITGSTLATIVSGGNTYQGLEFLRNITAGSGNDNIRQATTIQENNQLNGGAGDDILGAGLGTADEVDGGIGIDTLVIDYSSVSTNVSRLGNSYITSGNRTFYSNIEQFNITTGSGNDELIGGVFNDILNGGAGNDVISGGAGNDIITQGAGADTVDGGAGVDTLVDADFSADTTGRTLIINGSTLATLVSGGDTYQGFEFFLNVTAGSGNDTIRFTSATPADNNVRGGAGNDTIEAGAGNDTLDGGTGNDVLNGGSGNDIYVVDSLGDVVIETSTLATEIDTVRSSISYTLGANLENLTLTGTSAINGTGNSLNNTIAGNSGNNILNGGAGNDSLNGGTGSDTLIGGTGNDNYVVNSAGDVVTENLNEGTDTVQSSITYTLGANLENLTLTGTSAINGTGNSLANTITGNSGSNTLNGGTGNDTLIGGGGNDIILGGDGNDTLNGVGSEFGRSTRDSLTGGNNNDLFILGNASAVFYNDGNNTNAGLNDYALITDFSIAEDRIQLRGTASSYLLGTSPIAGITGTSIYLDSNGNGTFNSTDELIAIAQGVSGLNLTASYFSYVS, encoded by the coding sequence ATGGCAATTATTACAGGTGACAATGGTAATAATATACTTCCAGGAACTCCAGACAACGATACTATTAGAGGACTTGGAGGCAACGATCAACTCAACGGTGGAGCCGGAGATGACATCCTAGATGCGGGATTAGGAACCGCAGACGAAGTAGATGGCGGAATTGGGATTGATACTTTAGTCATTGATTACTCCAGTGTGTCAACCAACGTCAGCAGATTGGGTAATTCCTATATCACCTCAGGTAATCGCACCTTCTACAGCAACATTGAGCAGTTTAACATCACCACTGGTAGTGGTAATGATGAACTCATTGGTGGAGTATTTAACGATATTCTCAATGGAGGTGCTGGGAATGATGTGATTAGTGGTGGTGGTGGGAATGATGTACTCAACGGTGGTGCAGGTGACGACATCATCACCAAAGGAGCCGGAGCAGATACGGTCGATGGTGGTACAGGAATTGATACTCTTGTAGATGCTGATTTCTCCGCAGATACCACAGGCAGAACCTTAACTATCACAGGTAGCACCCTCGCCACAATCGTTTCTGGTGGCAACACTTATCAAGGTTTGGAGTTTCTACGCAACATCACTGCTGGTAGTGGTAATGACAACATTCGTCAAGCCACGACAATTCAGGAAAATAATCAACTTAATGGTGGAGCAGGAGACGACATCCTGGGTGCGGGATTAGGAACCGCAGACGAAGTAGATGGCGGAATTGGGATTGATACTTTAGTCATTGATTACTCCAGTGTGTCAACCAACGTCAGCAGATTGGGTAATTCCTATATCACCTCAGGTAATCGCACCTTCTACAGCAATATTGAGCAGTTTAACATCACCACTGGTAGTGGTAATGATGAACTCATTGGTGGAGTATTTAACGATATTCTCAATGGAGGTGCTGGGAATGATGTGATTAGTGGTGGTGGTGGGAATGATGTACTCAACGGTGGTGCAGGTGACGACATCATCACCAAAGGAGCCGGAGCAGATACGGTCGATGGTGGTACAGGAATTGATACTCTTGTAGATGCTGATTTCTCCGCAGATACCACAGGCAGAACCTTAACTATCACAGGTAGCACCCTCGCCACAATCGTTTCTGGTGGCAACACTTATCAAGGTTTGGAGTTTCTACGCAACATCACTGCTGGTAGTGGTAATGACAACATTCGTCAAGCCACGACAATTCAGGAAAATAATCAACTTAATGGTGGAGCAGGAGACGACATCCTGGGTGCGGGATTAGGAACCGCAGACGAAGTAGATGGCGGAATTGGGATTGATACTTTAGTAATTGACTACTCCAGTGTGTCAACCAACGTCAGCAGATTGGGGAATTCCTATATCACCTCAGGTAATCGCACCTTCTACAGCAATATTGAGCAGTTTAACATCACCACTGGTAGTGGTAATGATGAACTCATTGGTGGAGTATTTAACGATATTCTCAATGGTGGTGCTGGTAATGATGTGATTAGCGGCGGCGCGGGGAATGACATTATTACTCAAGGAGCCGGAGCAGATACAGTCGATGGTGGAGCAGGGGTTGATACCCTTGTGGATGCCGATTTCTCCGCAGATACCACAGGTAGAACCTTGATTATCAATGGTAGTACCTTAGCAACCCTGGTTTCTGGTGGCGACACTTATCAAGGCTTTGAGTTTTTCTTGAATGTCACAGCTGGCAGTGGTAACGATACTATTCGCTTTACTTCTGCGACTCCGGCCGATAACAATGTTAGAGGCGGTGCAGGTAATGACACAATTGAGGCTGGTGCAGGTAATGACACCCTTGATGGTGGTACAGGAAACGATGTACTCAACGGTGGTTCAGGTAACGACATCTATGTAGTGGATAGTTTGGGAGATGTGGTGATTGAAACCTCGACATTAGCGACAGAAATAGATACTGTACGTTCTTCAATTAGCTATACTCTGGGTGCGAATCTGGAAAATCTGACCTTAACAGGTACGTCAGCCATCAATGGTACAGGAAATAGCTTAAATAATACGATCGCAGGTAATAGCGGTAACAATATTCTCAATGGTGGTGCTGGTAACGACAGTCTGAATGGCGGAACTGGAAGTGATACGTTAATTGGTGGCACAGGTAATGATAACTATGTAGTCAATAGCGCTGGCGATGTCGTAACTGAAAACCTCAACGAAGGTACAGATACAGTCCAATCATCCATCACGTACACTCTGGGGGCGAATCTGGAAAATTTGACCTTAACTGGTACGTCAGCCATCAATGGTACAGGAAACAGTTTAGCCAACACTATCACAGGTAATAGTGGTAGTAATACCCTTAATGGTGGGACTGGAAATGATACCTTAATTGGTGGCGGTGGTAACGATATAATTTTGGGTGGTGATGGTAACGATACCCTGAATGGTGTTGGTAGTGAGTTTGGTAGATCAACAAGAGACAGTCTCACTGGTGGCAACAATAACGATTTATTTATCCTGGGTAATGCTAGTGCTGTTTTTTACAACGATGGTAATAACACCAACGCTGGTCTAAATGATTATGCTTTGATTACGGACTTCAGCATTGCTGAAGATAGAATCCAACTCAGAGGTACAGCGAGTTCTTACTTGCTAGGAACATCACCGATCGCTGGTATAACAGGAACATCTATTTACCTTGATAGTAATGGTAATGGAACTTTCAACTCTACTGATGAATTGATTGCGATCGCACAAGGAGTTTCAGGACTAAACTTGACAGCCAGTTACTTTAGTTATGTATCCTAA
- a CDS encoding aldo/keto reductase produces MLYRRFGRTELQMPVFSCGGMRYQFKWQDVSWPEIPTDNQKNLEATIHKAVEVGINHIETARGYGSSEMQLGKILPKFPRKKLIVQTKVSPVADAKEFRQTFEKSLRNLQLDYVDLFSLHGINHSESLEYSIRPGGCLDVAKQLQAEGKVRFIGFSTHGATDLIVQAINTNQFDYVNLHWYYINQTNWPAIAAANKLDMGVFIISPSDKGGQLYKAPQKLVNLCAPLSPMVFNDLFCLSHSQVHTLSLGAAKPQDFDEHLKTLELLDESSEILPPILARLEEEAIAILGEDWVKTWHINLPTWQNTPGEINIPMILWLWNLANAYDLVDYAKTRYNLMGNASHWFPGNKADKLNEIDLRQCLSRSPHADKIPHILAKAHEMLGGEEVKRLSQQ; encoded by the coding sequence ATGCTATACAGACGATTTGGACGCACAGAATTACAGATGCCGGTGTTTTCTTGCGGCGGCATGAGATATCAATTCAAATGGCAAGATGTTTCTTGGCCAGAAATTCCCACAGATAACCAAAAAAATCTCGAAGCTACTATTCACAAAGCAGTTGAAGTCGGAATTAATCACATTGAAACTGCGCGTGGTTATGGTAGTTCGGAAATGCAATTGGGCAAAATACTACCAAAGTTTCCCCGTAAAAAATTAATTGTCCAAACTAAAGTTTCACCTGTTGCTGATGCCAAAGAATTCCGGCAGACATTTGAAAAATCGTTACGTAATCTCCAGTTAGATTATGTTGACTTGTTTAGTTTGCATGGTATTAATCATAGTGAATCACTGGAATATAGCATCCGTCCTGGTGGTTGTTTAGACGTAGCAAAGCAATTGCAAGCTGAAGGAAAAGTAAGATTTATTGGCTTTTCTACTCACGGCGCTACAGATTTAATTGTGCAGGCAATTAATACCAATCAATTTGATTATGTAAATCTGCATTGGTATTACATTAATCAAACTAATTGGCCAGCAATTGCAGCCGCTAATAAACTTGATATGGGAGTATTTATTATTAGTCCTTCTGATAAAGGCGGACAGCTTTATAAAGCACCACAAAAATTAGTGAATCTGTGTGCGCCCTTGAGTCCAATGGTGTTTAATGATTTGTTTTGTCTGAGTCATTCTCAGGTGCATACCCTGAGTTTAGGCGCAGCTAAACCCCAAGATTTTGATGAACACCTAAAGACATTAGAGTTATTGGATGAATCTTCCGAAATTTTACCCCCAATTTTGGCGAGATTAGAAGAGGAAGCGATCGCCATTTTAGGGGAAGATTGGGTAAAAACTTGGCATATCAACTTACCAACCTGGCAAAATACCCCAGGTGAGATAAATATCCCCATGATTTTGTGGCTATGGAATTTAGCTAATGCCTACGATTTAGTAGACTACGCTAAAACCCGTTACAACCTCATGGGTAACGCTAGTCATTGGTTTCCTGGTAACAAAGCAGATAAACTCAACGAAATAGATTTACGCCAATGTCTTAGCCGAAGTCCACACGCCGATAAAATTCCGCATATTTTGGCAAAAGCACATGAAATGTTGGGCGGAGAGGAAGTGAAACGCTTGTCGCAACAATAG
- a CDS encoding HhoA/HhoB/HtrA family serine endopeptidase encodes MRLSKITRSLRRLSTHIFAIFLGVLLTVSTLRVLPSQAEPAPSSAKVGDAPELIAQRQSTVTAAIGNSSFVTAAVNRVGSAVVRIDTERTITRRRADPFMEDPFFRQFFGDGYSQQLPPEQMRGLGSGFIIDKSGLVLTNAHVVDKADKVTVRLKDGRTFEGKVQGIDEVTDLAVVKINAGKDLPVAPLGSSNAVQVGDWAIAVGNPLGFDNTVTLGIVSTLKRSSAQVGISDKRLDFIQTDAAINPGNSGGPLLNDRGEVIGINTAIRADAMGIGFAIPIDKAKAIATQLERDGKVAHPYLGVQMVTLTPELAKQNNSDPNSTFEIPEVSGVLVMRVVPNSPAAKAGIRRGDVILQIDGQAITNAEQLQNFVENTNLGQSLQVKVQRGSQTQQLSVRTAELQNATS; translated from the coding sequence ATGCGATTGTCCAAAATAACCCGTTCTCTACGTAGACTTAGTACCCATATTTTCGCCATATTTTTGGGAGTTTTGCTCACAGTTAGCACTCTACGGGTGTTACCTTCCCAAGCGGAACCTGCACCCAGTTCAGCAAAAGTTGGTGATGCACCAGAATTAATTGCTCAACGCCAATCAACCGTCACTGCTGCTATCGGTAATAGTAGTTTTGTCACCGCAGCAGTGAATCGTGTCGGGTCAGCAGTGGTGAGAATTGACACAGAACGTACAATTACTCGCCGTCGGGCTGATCCGTTTATGGAAGACCCATTTTTCCGGCAGTTTTTTGGTGATGGTTATTCTCAACAATTACCACCAGAACAGATGCGCGGTCTTGGTTCTGGGTTCATCATTGATAAAAGTGGGTTGGTTTTAACTAATGCCCACGTTGTTGATAAAGCGGATAAGGTGACAGTTCGCCTCAAGGATGGTCGCACTTTTGAAGGCAAAGTTCAAGGCATTGACGAAGTGACAGATCTAGCCGTTGTGAAAATTAACGCTGGTAAGGATTTACCCGTTGCACCATTAGGTTCTTCTAATGCTGTACAAGTGGGAGACTGGGCGATCGCAGTTGGTAATCCTTTAGGCTTTGATAATACTGTGACTTTAGGTATTGTCAGCACCCTCAAGCGTTCTAGCGCCCAAGTGGGAATTTCTGACAAACGCCTAGACTTTATTCAAACTGACGCAGCCATTAACCCCGGTAACTCTGGCGGGCCGCTGTTAAATGACCGTGGTGAAGTGATTGGGATTAACACCGCCATTCGTGCTGATGCGATGGGTATTGGCTTTGCCATTCCCATTGATAAAGCAAAAGCGATCGCCACACAACTGGAACGAGATGGTAAAGTTGCTCACCCCTATTTAGGTGTGCAAATGGTCACATTAACACCCGAATTAGCTAAACAAAATAACAGCGACCCCAACTCTACATTTGAAATTCCAGAAGTGAGCGGGGTTTTAGTGATGCGAGTTGTCCCAAATTCCCCCGCAGCTAAAGCAGGTATTCGCCGTGGTGATGTCATCCTGCAAATAGATGGCCAAGCCATTACTAATGCAGAACAGTTGCAGAACTTTGTGGAAAACACCAACCTTGGTCAATCCTTACAGGTAAAAGTCCAACGAGGTAGTCAGACACAACAGCTATCAGTCCGCACTGCTGAGTTGCAAAATGCTACTTCGTAA
- a CDS encoding type II toxin-antitoxin system HicB family antitoxin, which translates to MKIRAIIHPAAEGGYWAEVPALPGCVTEGDTMEEVMANLQDAIQGWLDVANSRNVVESTDQVVEIAV; encoded by the coding sequence ATGAAAATTAGAGCAATCATTCATCCAGCGGCAGAAGGTGGTTATTGGGCAGAGGTTCCAGCACTTCCCGGTTGCGTGACTGAAGGTGACACAATGGAAGAAGTGATGGCTAATTTGCAAGATGCTATTCAAGGCTGGCTCGACGTTGCTAACAGTCGTAATGTAGTTGAGTCAACCGATCAAGTGGTTGAAATTGCTGTATGA
- a CDS encoding metal-sensitive transcriptional regulator has translation MNGSNQLTPESLPISESAENFHTHDTDHIHGRGESGHVHVHSEESLRKIVNRLSRIEGHIRGIKTMVQQSSPCPDVLLQIAAVRGALDRVARIVLDEHLTECVARAAKEGNIDVEIEQLKAALDRFMP, from the coding sequence ATGAATGGATCAAACCAATTAACGCCAGAATCCTTGCCCATCTCTGAGTCAGCCGAAAACTTTCACACTCACGATACAGATCATATTCATGGGCGTGGAGAGTCTGGTCATGTTCATGTGCATAGTGAAGAGTCTTTACGGAAAATTGTGAATCGCCTGTCACGGATAGAAGGACATATTCGCGGTATTAAAACAATGGTGCAACAAAGTAGTCCTTGCCCTGATGTATTATTGCAGATTGCCGCAGTCCGGGGCGCATTAGATCGGGTTGCTAGAATCGTGCTAGATGAACATTTAACTGAGTGTGTCGCCAGAGCCGCCAAGGAAGGCAATATAGATGTGGAAATTGAACAATTAAAGGCAGCTTTAGATCGTTTTATGCCCTAA
- a CDS encoding DUF4327 family protein, protein MSVNTVPSINYYSLDVIQDEARRLVHKGMVSRQQPIYTLCQYIPAREWVCVECELEKCDFLLRDRIGDLIGREQWDND, encoded by the coding sequence ATGAGTGTGAATACGGTGCCTTCTATCAATTACTACTCTCTAGATGTAATCCAAGACGAAGCACGCCGACTGGTGCATAAAGGGATGGTTAGCCGACAACAGCCAATATATACACTCTGCCAATACATCCCAGCAAGAGAGTGGGTGTGCGTTGAATGTGAGTTGGAAAAATGCGATTTTCTCCTGCGCGATCGCATTGGCGACCTGATTGGTCGTGAACAATGGGACAATGACTAA